Below is a genomic region from Amphiura filiformis chromosome 19, Afil_fr2py, whole genome shotgun sequence.
AGGGTTTACCGTGTGGAATTAACGAAGTGCTACCATTTTAGCTCATTTCGGAGATTGCGATTTGGCATTTAAGCAATCGCCTTTGCATGTCTACGCAAGCGTCAATTCGGTAATTAATTAATCTTTCAAAATTGGTGACGTGCCCTGATTTGAAACGAATTTCTCTCAACTGTCTATGATTTAATCCCGGGGATTTAATAAACTTGAGTGCATAAAAGCCGCGAGTATGCAAGTATAATATTAACAATATCCCAATTAACAAATGTAGGCACTTCGTTACTTACAAAGCccaagtaaccatggtaaccaagaattaacataccgtaaaacctcgtctacaagcatatagagtgcttttgtgAAACTGGCTAAATTAATacaggcgccatccatcgacaaaattataacatgATGGGAGTTTGAGCAAATAGATTACCGATACAAATATTATACAACAAGTACtactgtaagaccaatctattgtattgacaTAGTTACGGCTGCTTCGAATTAAATTAGCTTTCATCAacaacactctatatgcttgtaggttttacggtattgctaTATTGATAATGCTAgtttataattgaatacctgagtggaagaagggcccaattccaattttttacaaaaatgagttagacccagcattttattgccagcagactgttcttccttgtgtgtgaaagatgagccaaaatccactttccaaatagtcttccacatacacttaatcctggttttcatggaagaaaggcccaactccatggagttgggcccttcttccacaaatattgggttaaagaggaattttgttcatccatgaaattttgcttttcactacaataaactttcttgctaacatattatatGCTTCTACTtgagcaattaatggataatttcctaatttctgtagctttttataacacatctgcttacggaactggcacttgcagtatattagtggaagaagggcccaactccagctcgtattaagacctgtaccgttgccgtggaaacatcatatatgatttccaatgtatgtaataatgtatgttcatgtattaaaggtcccctgaaaatgaaaacattctgtctataaaacttttccaaatattcattttttcttaatatctcaaaaacagttttgatggagttgggcccttcttccactcaggtattcaattggtttTCGGACTTAACCGGATATCGCCCAGTTCCCGCTTTGGGTTATTGTACCTTGAAATAAAAGGTacagaaatgtttaaatgtcaacTTATAATATAAATGGAATATAAAGGGGGAAACGTTTCAATACCtttcaaaaaacaattttgaaaacttgttgcaaactatactaacataatgttaattaagtgttgaccaaatattttgctatagtttgcaataacatttgacaacatttttaaaatgttaaaaatgataTTGTTGTCCTgtttttcatatatatataaatgttttcatgacatttatataacccgacagttaagtattattaaagccataatgtacgatcttatgaaattggttaatttttttcaaacctgatttattgcatatttgtaatgtttacacatgtcccaacttgcatctaaatggaatcggccaaatttgttgtctttgtaggtcaacagagcaaagttcgacatattatcataatttaatagaactgcgtgttaaaatggccaaaataaccagtggggtttctttcactttaccttgttattttgtcagttatttctaatattatttcaacattttgaattaagaataacaaaatcaaaatttgacggaaattgtacattaaggctttaaaacgttttcacccaATCCAAAACAAgtttattctgtcggtcggacatccgggttatctctagtctcgggcccaaactgcatgtggctcacggtttgttatgaacaacagaaaccgactgtgaaggaggctacatagcgatgttgttggagtgatattcaatttcggaaaaaacgacactcgaccatggaatttatttttaagtttgtcagtatataaacggtaaatcaagtaagtttcttccactctgaagacttagaaatggttgtgtgattccactgactatttgcggtcgaaatttacataacaccaatgacagaaatcatcaacaaaaatcaaatcagggacttgttttcactcgaacatcatcaaccggaagtgacgtgacacggaccgacagaatagcgtTATAGAtaagtgtttgctgggtatagttACAATTTTGTCAGTGTGATATTGGCATTTGAAATATGACATTTGTAAAAGTCGTCAATTACTGTTAATATGATTATGATTGGCGAGATATTATGTACATTTAACAGTcgtaatgaataaatgaacactGTTTGGCTTTGAAACCATTTTGCATTTTGTATGCTTTAATCTTGTGATATTCCTTATATTTAGATCATATTGAAAGGTTGATTGACGATATTCACGCAGTTACTATAATTATAAAGATATTATATTATTTACAATAAGTCATAAGACTGTGACTGGCGATCAGCCTTCAGCTTGACACTTGAGAAACTTCCTGCAATTTTATTGGTTCTTATCGTGTATCACAccatgacacgatatcacacacttaaagccttaatgtacgatcttttaaatttttagatttttctttttttcttccaaaatgataatatgcaatcattatgaaagttcccaatacatttggacgcgaaaaacattgggaatttgcaaagaaacaacatcataaacttcacctctatcactcgaaacatctcgcactatttggattaggacagcgagtgcggcctcagagttagtctcctacgcggccagtttggttacgctccctccacatgtggagggagtgtaaccaaactagttttgtaggagactacggtttgcgatcgtggccgacataaaatcataatctaaaaaattatgattttatgtcggaccaacagaatatcatcccgttttactacaaatagggcgaatttgacagtttgctcatagatttaagttagaacattgTGTAAgttttacaaatatgccaaaaaatcgggtttgaaaaaaataaaggtaaattctgaaaaaagatcgtacattaaggctttaagcgcACCCATGTCGACGTAATACGAGTATCGTATACGAGTCGTatacgctatttgaaccaatcagaggtgcatagcaacaacgagactgatcgattctaagcccaaGGTAATTCCTagtaaaattgtgaatttaatctgatcaaaatttggtatacttatgattaatatacttatttgaattgaagtgtttcggaatgagaataaaggtattgtttttagccgctgtcgtgtatctatcgtctcatataacacgtaAAATAACTcgggcttcgcctcgttgttttacttaaaataatgatgtcgcccgtgttatataagacgatagatgcacgacagcggctaaaagcaATACCTTTTTTCTCTAAATGTTGACCAACTGACAACCCCAGTAAAATTAATTTCACGTTTCTGTAAAATTTCATTAACATAAATTCCATTTCATATCTCAAAAGGTATTTCATATTAAAGATCCAAGATATAGCGAGTCATCAAAAATTCCAGTCAAGTCGAGGTAGAATATAGCCTACAGGTTATATCCGACGTCGTGCGGCCAATTTATCGTTGCGATAAAGTTATATAGTCCGCCGTTTTCATTTGTCCGTCGCGATTTTCTGTCATTCGCTCATGCGCTCTTCGTCATGTTCGTTTCCGCTCAAATGATCAGGTCTTATTGATGTATTCCGCAACAGAAGACACTGTTGGGAATTGTACCCGCTGCGGAGGACGCTGCGGAAAATTTACCGCTGCGTCTATCGCAACGTCAAAACGCCCGCAAGACGTCCGACTAATATATTTGGACGTACTTGTATATCAcagccgttttcgccaaacgtttggcAATTGCCGATCACAAACATTTTCGTAAACGCCCGTAAACGTTAGGCAAACGTTtgtgatcgctaaatgtttgtcaaacgtttggtgAAAGCGGCTATGTAGAGGCGTTGTGTTTTCAGTATTCTGCAGCGATTCGACGTTTTTGTGCAGCAAAATATGCTGTGGAAGGTTTTAACCGCTGCGTTTGGCGTCAACTGAAAATCACCCGCACGACGTTCCGAGTATAACCTAGCCTATGGGCTCATCATCTTTACCCTTGCACTGTCTGTAAGTCATTTTATATATTCAGTTGGGTTGAGTTACTGATTATCAGTCTAGTCAATCGCATCATATAGAGTCAAGTAATGCGCAAAAAGATCCACAATGCAACGTTTATatgagagagattgcgatttccaaacgtacgtatctaACGCCAGTGCTATCAATTCAAactcactctcctgtgacgggattttgaattaCATGGGCGTtcaatacgtacgtttggaaatcacaatctcTGAAGTTAACAAAAGCACCGTGATGAGAATAATTTAAAGTTGTCAGTTAAGGATATTGGGAATTTTTTGCGCAGAATTTTCAAATGCCTATTGTACAAAAATGGCAATGTCCCATCCTCAGATCCCAGCTGTCCCATTTTCCATCACTTTGATGTTGAAGGGTCATGTGGACAACACGCAATTTGCATTGGTTGTGAGAAGTCATATGCCAAACATGTGCCAGACACCGTAAAAAATCGCCTAATGACGCTCATTGGCTCTTTTAAGGGTATTAagagaattaagggtatgtgctcTGGTAGTTTGTGCCTTAAATTCCACTGATGTCAAGAGAGCCCATATTATGCGCCAGTAGATAAATCTTTACGGTAATGTGCCAGCCTTTTTCTTCCGGTAACTCTTGCATGTCTTACAACATGTCTCAAATAGCAAGTTTGGAAGTTTTGCCAGCATAGATTTAACCTACTAGGCGTAAAATTTCGAGAATTTCAGCCCTTGAAGTGTGATAAACCCAAATGCTGGAATCTCCAATATAACAGTTTTAACATACATAAGGCTTTCAAGATTCATCCTTCACGGCATAAGAGATATTGAGTGGTCATTTTATCCAAGTCTGCAACCAATGTCAATATTTTTGTCGTCATATGTGTGAAGCATTCGACAGTGAATGTACTTGAAACGTAAAAGTTTCAATTTCGTCGAGATTTCCACCAATTCCGATCATGTCCATCCATCCTACGTATGGATCAATTGTGGCGCACTTTgagtgaatcaaaattgattcttacAAATTCATTGGGCGAGAATCAAGTTAGAATCGACTGATCGCCGTAACTAATACCGCGTGCAGACTGGTCATGATTTGGGGAGAATCAATTATGATTCTCGCAAACTATAAGTTTAGAAGATTCGTTGCGCGAATCGGTTATCGGATTCTCACTGAATTTGAGGCCCTGATGTCCAAGCTCAATACAAATTCGTTCAAAACGTAAATACTACTTTGCTTCCCCGGGGTTTGCTTCTATGATGACTTCAAGCCTGTCTTCTTGCTGAAAGTGTCATTAAGATTTTCATATGCTCATGCTCCCAGCTTTGTCATATTGTGAATCATAACTACACTTTTTAGTGTTTTTCCTCGCGTTATTACTCGGTTACGTCTAAAATTTCTCATATCGTGGCACACGTTTTCACCGCGTTTCGCGCGTAACAGCAGAACTGCTTGATTCTCTATCCCTTTGACCACGTCGGCAGTAACCAGAGCAGTAACTCACGCAGCAACGGCAGCAACCTCGCTTCGGCAATATATCATTCAATGTCTGCCTGAATGCCTTGCTTCTAAAGTAATATATCATCACATTAAGCCAGCAATGTCCCATCATTAACAATCGTACGGTGAAATTGACGTGAGCTGCAACCGCGTTACCGGTCAGTGAGGTGTACAATTCTAATATAGCATACGGCATCCAAGTCATGATTGAGCTGAAAGTGATGAGAAAAAACGTCGTTGCTGCCTTCATTTCTGAACGGTTCCAAACAGATCGCACCATCGCCCAACTGCCACTGGTATCTGAAGAAGACTCTCCCGATATCGACGCTGGTATGATTCGTTCATTTGCAGCGATACGTTTAGCATGGCGTCGTGCAATAATGAATAAATGTGTGTAGAGACCGATGGTTATAATAAGCGGGAGAAGTGATATCATAATGACCTTCAACGTCAGCAAGAAGATGTCCAGCTTATTCTTGTAGTCAATTTGACATCCCATCTGTTCTCCTGTTTCAACTGTTGTAGTGCTAGAGTAGAAGTAGTAGGAATAACTGAACACAATTAGAATAGACGCTAGCCAGGCAATAGCGACGATGATATACGCTCTGGTGGTAGTAAGATATACCGGATATCGGAGTGGGTTGGTAACGGCGATATATCGTTCTGCGTTGAGAATCAACATCGAGACAACACTTGCGAACAGGAACAAGTGGCCAGCGCATATATGGATGTAGCAAATATATGAACCAAGCGGCCAATATCCGATGGAATATGCAGCTGTGAAAAGCGAGCCGTAAAATACCCCAGTGCATAAATCAGCGGTCGTCACTGAATAGatgaagatttttgtgatttCGTTAAACCCAGATACTTGTCGAAGAATTGCCATGCAAAGTATGTTAAGAGCGATGATTAAAAGAGTATTTGTACCGAATAATGTACCGCGTGCCAAACGGATGATTATTGAACTGTTACCAGTGATAACATTGGATGAAACTGCGTTGATTCCAAAACCAAAATCACGCTCAAATGTGTAGTCATCTGTAGATTCCGACACACCCATGATGAAAGATATCACAAATATGGTACCGATTATGTGCAAATATAACATTAAGAGTGCTGCAAACTTATATCACCCTATAAAGAGTGCTTAATTCGGAACATTCAATAATATTTTGCTCCGTATCATGTACCAAACGAATGTTTCTTAAGTTAATCTGCAACCACCGAATTCATTCTGTGTCTACAGCCAAGCAAGTGGTTATCAGTTAATAAGGTTGGAAAAAAGGATGCTTCTctttgggccattccagttgaaatccacaccccctgtggaagatatggcgTTAATattctacacagggggtgtgaattttaaatggggttacatgaatgggtgactccatgtaAAATTCACGctccgtgtgtggaagattaagatcatgttttccacagggggtgtatggatttcaactggaatagcccgatcgCCTTTGCCTTTGCGATTGCGCATGAGCAACAAGACGATTACGTCACTCAAGTGACACACCCATAAGGCATTGACGTACACAGTGACCTACCTTTCTCGTGAAACTTGTTCTCCGAGTTATTCATCAAAAGTTATATGCTATGATGATGAAGCACACCCGGGATTTGGTAAGTGGAGTCTACTGCGCATCATTTCTACTGACAATTATACAAGTTAGGGGTGAAATTAAaacttgaccgccggttccgggcggttccatCCGGTTGGAACCTGTTTCTATTGTtcaaacaatggaacgcggttcagtCGCCGGTAACCACTGGTCacccggcggtcgagttttgatttcatcccttatagcTCTTTATTGACCGACTTTATATGCATGGTTTTCTGTGGCTCAATATTGACTGTTGTTCTGTAAAATGATCACAACAGTTGTATAAAAACTATATAGTATACCCATATTTAAAAATAGGAAGGTTTCACAGAATTCCACGATATTCCACGAATTATGTTTCAGTAAGTCTAAATGTGATTCTTGAGCATGAGTTTTCAAATATGGAATCCAAAGATCTTCCGACATTTGAAAAATTTCGTACAATATACGTAAACCACTTTCTACCAAAAATAAACACTGACATGTTTTAGGTATTTCTAGAAAGTAATCACGATGTTATGAGCACGTTACCATGGTTTCTTTGCATTCTGCGGCTCAATTTACAATGTCGCAATAATCAAACTCGATAAATACACAATGAGAAGCACGCACGAATCACATCATCTAGGCAAATATTTTTGGTCACTTTAATAACGACAAATGACATTTCAGAACAATTACCGCGAACCCATAATACATTGCGGTTATTAAAGTATTTGAATTAAACTTAAGGTGAAAAACGTAACTCATTTTTTTGgagatttgatgatattttttccAAGTACTCAACATGCTCCataaagttttatttccattcGACCGATTTGGCAGTAAAACGACTTGCACGCTCGCTCTTCATTTACTTTCATCATCAAGAACCATTTGCAACTCCCGTGTTGCAACTCCCGAGCGATGTCGGCGCTTGTCACGGGAATTGCATCAGCCAATCATAATTGTCATCAACTATAGATCtagtaattactaattaatttgcATTCATCGACCATCAACTTTCGGAGTGATTCAAAGTAATAATATTCATAATTAGAAACTAAATACAATAGACGATACAGGATGAATTAAGAATACGTGGCTAGTGGCTCGTCAATGGGGTCACCGTGGGGAGCACGGTGTGGCCAAGCGGAACGAGCTCCGACTCAttaatcggaaggttgcgagttcgagctcCGCATACTGCAgttccgttttcctatacacaatacacagtgctctcaccattgacgcgtgacccctacaaatgatgtatgttgggagaatggacacttgcctagttaacatcactgtgtgaaaaataaccagccaatattttatttattctccaaaacttctagcaaatatatttctctaacatgacctaaaattacagctaggttagatgttcagaaatggtcgtacttttgtaaaatatgagtgagggcaaggcatagctagccaactccccgtgttatttgaatggagatttgaccgaaaatattggtatcggaccgctcacttctgaaggatgccacacaaaaaccggtaaaagctacatttaaattattctaaataggttctagaaaataaagttttgtaacatgtcctaaatttttagctaatttaggtgtttggagagggtcgtacttttgtgttttaggaaggacatgtaaacgacagataacaccaaaaatatgaagaaattatttctaaaccgtgttaagtcaaaaatcattatgttgctcattttcaagaatgctggtttacaaaaagcacgacattgtctgatttcgtgaacaaagccacacataacattgtttcctttcgtttcctttataatcggttacccaactgaagctatgaataccagctttattgcgatatcgcacatgaaaacagtcacttgtgcacaaccagagaagatccgatttaatcagttgagctgtttcaatgagtgttatcttggtttaatagcttttaatggggttaagtcctgcaaaggtcgagatgaattctactgtagacatgactgcatcatgggcgACACCATCGCGTTGTGCCCTtgagtatagaggccttgcattcttttatcgattggctccaaacaaaggatttgaaccggtgtccttcaccgtagttatggcggagtgcagtccattcaatcaaatgttgtcatcaacctattcgatcgtagtgcagggttatatgagcgagacgaactgtcacggtagattgcaatcatgcttttgttgaatgcatttgagtagtccgccatatttacgggatgatacgtcacatgcaaggcctctataaggCTCATTATCTCCATTACTCCGGCTCTCCaccatgaagcaattcctggagagggcaatccctcatttgcatgtgacgctttcttatttaaattagccattgtgttattgcttaatattcatatgttatggggagcactttacaccaccaggttgggcaagtcatgaataatttagcgttgtgaagccaaataaacttattatttcccaggcttgaaaaaaattacaggtagaggtgggaatcgatctcggtacctcccggttaaaaagcacagtgcaaaaccactaagccagctaaatatctgttttgagacgtgtaacattaaatcagtaataaaagaagtagattcttattttgggctcaaattgtagaaaaggggaaatatttgtctctgctctaaagaaaataaaaattgagatctttaaacaaaatgttacggctctattgaaaaaaaaaagaatgatatcaaaataactttaaattcatttcacgaggcggcattgtcacagacgaacactgtataggctaaaactagatcctcaccactagacgacgtcgtagcacagtggtagagcatcagactggtgatgcaaagattgttggttcgagtcctcctgtcagcaatgtttgtttttgtgaatgcaatgctacgataccatttgttcaaatttttcttatttatttatttttttttatttatttatttatttatttatttatttatttgtttatttgtttatttatgtaaataattatgcatgtatttattttgtttaatcactcactcacactctttagaaaaaagggctcttggtcgatcagttcatttattcattgtttgatggtttgatatgatatgtctattgatcgaaattgaatatcatataatttattcatattcattgtttgtgaattgatcgattaattaactgattgattgatatgtagagccggtgcaagtgagtgcgtgaaatgttagaggtgagttacttgaacaagccttaataattataataaataaataaataaataaataaataaataaataaaacgctttccccctctcagcctgccaaaaatattgtgaccacccccctgttggacattcaaattattgggatcccaaataatgattaaatacatcagatttgtagatgtaggcctacagttaaaaaactttttttttaaaactaaaccgatattttactcattattgaccatggtaggcgaaaccgtcaatagtgattaaagaatttttgttcaaaataaaatttccatatcatCAGCGTTTCCGGACCTTTACTATTATCCTCTCCCTCCccccagggggggggggactcacgtacaaggttttccacgaaaaatccttagacatgggtctcccttttagattttccgtgctatgtcttttactattttcaagctcaaatccttagatatgggtgctgtaggcctatactttcctgacaatccttagatatgggtagggggcctacctattttcggtaaaatcgtgacccttagaaatggttatgggttcggaagctcgggccgcacatctccgtcgaaaaataatccaagtacccgcccccctgg
It encodes:
- the LOC140140454 gene encoding trace amine-associated receptor 8b-like, whose amino-acid sequence is MGVSESTDDYTFERDFGFGINAVSSNVITGNSSIIIRLARGTLFGTNTLLIIALNILCMAILRQVSGFNEITKIFIYSVTTADLCTGVFYGSLFTAAYSIGYWPLGSYICYIHICAGHLFLFASVVSMLILNAERYIAVTNPLRYPVYLTTTRAYIIVAIAWLASILIVFSYSYYFYSSTTTVETGEQMGCQIDYKNKLDIFLLTLKVIMISLLPLIITIGLYTHLFIIARRHAKRIAANERIIPASISGESSSDTSGSWAMVRSVWNRSEMKAATTFFLITFSSIMTWMPYAILELYTSLTGNAVAAHVNFTVRLLMMGHCWLNVMIYYFRSKAFRQTLNDILPKRGCCRCCVSYCSGYCRRGQRDRESSSSAVTRETR